AAAATCACTTCTAAGGTTTTTGTTTGCCTCGCTTCTTATTCACGTAATCCTTTAATAAACGTTTCCAATAATACATGTAAACTTGTATCTAAATCTAATGGCAAACCAAATCCGCCCTGCTGTTCAATCGACGCAAATCCATGGCAAATGCTTCTAAATCCGCGTGTCGCATGAAGTGCATTCTCTCCTTCTAAGCCGTACTGTTGTAAAACCTGCAGACAAAGCTTTACAATTCCGTCACCTGCTTTTCTTACTTCTTCATCTCGTAAAAAGGTTGCTTCATACAGTCCAGGATGTTTGCGTACGAATGCTACATATGCTTCTCCTAATGCATGAATTGCTTCATCTATACGTTTATCCTTGGCTGCTTCTTCCAGTCTGTTATGCAGCTGTTGTATTCCGTAAATGCCAAGATGTTTCCGTACATCTTGTAACCCTTTTACATGATTATATAGTGAGGGAGAACGTATCCCTAACCTTTGCGCTAATGAAGCTAACGTTACTTCTTGTATTCCATTTGCATCTGCAATTTCTACTGCTGTTTCTACAATTTTCGGTAATGTAAGTCCGATTCTCGGCGACATCAATTAACCCTCTTTTCTACTTTCTATATTCCGCTTTGCTTCCTGAATAGCAAGCTCTATGACAGCCTCTGGATCGTTTATCATTTTTCCATGCCCTGCCGCAAGCAAGGACGGCTCATATTCTCTTAACTTCTCTGCACTTTGTAATGCCATTTCTTTACTCCACGTTGCCATCGCAGGAAACGGAAACCAAAATTTCATTTGTCCCGAAACAGCCGTACCTCCTCTTGTTTGAAATGCATCCCCAACAATAAGAGCTTTATTTCGTACATCAAGAAACGACATAGAGCCTGGCGTATGTCCCGGTGTCATAATCGCAAGAAGCGATCCAACTCGGTCACTATCTTCTAATAAAATATCAGGTGCCGTTTTCACCTTTTTAGGTACACCGCCTTTTATTGGCGTATTTGGTTCATTCTTTTGTAACGTCGTATCGCCTTCTAATAGCTTTGCGTCTCGCTTAGAAATATAGACTGGAACATGAGGAAGTACTTCCTTTAATGCGTCTAATGCACCGATGTGATCATCATGCGCATGTGTTAATACAATATTCGTAATTGGTTTTCCTATTTTCTCAGCCGCCTGTAAAATTCCTTTTGCGCTATATGGCAAAGCAGCATCAATTAAAGTTAAACCATCTTCTTCCTCCACAAAGTAACAATTCACAGGAAACACTCTTGGCAAAAATGACAATTGATATACCGTTTTTTCATGCATCATTCTCATATTCCCATCTCCCTTTTCACGAAAACTAATACCATTAGTTTTATTATACTAATGGTATTAGTTTTATACCACTAAAAATTTCATTTTTTCAGAAAAAAGAACAGTAGCCGTATAAACGACTACTGTTCTTTAAAGGTATTAAACTGTATAACGCTCATCTTCTAAAATTTTCGCAGCGATTTCACGCTTCTTCGGAATTACGTTAAGTGGTGTGTGGCGAGTTAATTTACGTAATGATGATAACATCATGCGTAACATGTCGCTGTTTTCAACTGCGATAAGTGTTTCTTTCGCATGTGCTTCGATTTCGTTGAACGCTTCTTGGCAGAATACTTCAGTGTATAACACTTTTTGTTTATTCTTTTCAAGACCAGTTGTTTTAATTGCTTTTTCTGTACGAAGAACAGCTGATTCCATTGCGTATAGGTTACTTACGATGTCAGCGATATTCACAAGAATTTCTTGCTCTTTATCTAATGCTTTACCGTATTTTTGAGCAGCTAATCCAGCTACCATTAAGCCGATTTTCTTCGCGTTATTTACTAAATATTTTTGAAGTGCTAATGGCTCATCGCCTACTTCTTCTGGCATCATCATCATTAACTCTTCTTGTAATTTTTGTGCCTTTTGAAGAAGTGGTAATTCACCTTTCATCGCTTTACGTAAGAACGTACCTGGTACGATTAGGCGGTTAATTTCATTCGTTCCTTCGAAAATACGGTTAATACGAGAATCGCGATACATTCTTTCAATCTCGTACTCTGCCATAAATCCGTAACCACCGTGGATTTGAACACCTTCATCTACTGTATAGTCTAGTACTTCAGAACCGAATACTTTGTTTAAAGAGCACTCGATTGCATATTCAGCGATAGAAGCTGCAACTGCTTTACCGTCTTTTACTTCTTCTTCAGATAATGTGCTCATGCGGCTTTCGAATAAACCTACTGTACGATATACAGAGCTTTCAGCTGCATATGTTTTCGCTGCCATATTCGCAAGTTTCTCTTGAATTAATGGGAAGCGAGCGATTGGTTGTTTGAACTGTTGACGTTGGTTTGCATATTGTGCTGAAATTTCTACTGCACGTTTCGCAGATCCAACTGTACCAACACCTAATTTATAACGACCGATATTTAAAATGTTGAATGCGATAATATGCCCTTTACCGATTTCACCAAGTAAGTTTTCTTTCGGTACTAACGCATCTTCTAAAATTAACGTACGAGTTGAAGAACATTTAATACCCATTTTCTTTTCTTCTGGGCTTGTAGATACACCAGCGTAGTCTTTCTCTACGATAAATGCTGAGAAGTGCTCTCCATCAATTTTTGCGTATACGATAAATACGTCAGCGAATGCAGAGTTTGTAATCCACTGTTTTTCACCATTTAATACGTAATGTGTACCTTCTGCATTTAAACGTGCTGTTGTTTTTGCACCTAGTGCGTCAGATCCTGAACCTGGCTCTGTTAATGCGTATGCAGCTAATTTTTCACCAGTTGCAAGCAATGGTAAATACTTTTTCTTTTGCTCTTCGTTACCGAATAACACGATTGGTAAAGATCCGATACCTACGTGAGCACCGTGAGTAATTGCAAAACCACCAGCGCGAGAGAATTTC
This genomic window from Bacillus anthracis str. Vollum contains:
- a CDS encoding TetR/AcrR family transcriptional regulator, with the protein product MSPRIGLTLPKIVETAVEIADANGIQEVTLASLAQRLGIRSPSLYNHVKGLQDVRKHLGIYGIQQLHNRLEEAAKDKRIDEAIHALGEAYVAFVRKHPGLYEATFLRDEEVRKAGDGIVKLCLQVLQQYGLEGENALHATRGFRSICHGFASIEQQGGFGLPLDLDTSLHVLLETFIKGLRE
- a CDS encoding MBL fold metallo-hydrolase, producing the protein MRMMHEKTVYQLSFLPRVFPVNCYFVEEEDGLTLIDAALPYSAKGILQAAEKIGKPITNIVLTHAHDDHIGALDALKEVLPHVPVYISKRDAKLLEGDTTLQKNEPNTPIKGGVPKKVKTAPDILLEDSDRVGSLLAIMTPGHTPGSMSFLDVRNKALIVGDAFQTRGGTAVSGQMKFWFPFPAMATWSKEMALQSAEKLREYEPSLLAAGHGKMINDPEAVIELAIQEAKRNIESRKEG
- a CDS encoding acyl-CoA dehydrogenase family protein, yielding MEKTVGNAVKGGSFLVDEITIDQVFTPEDFSSEHKMIAKTTEDFIVNEVLPELEYLEQHEFDRSVRLLKEAGELGLLGADVPEEYGGIGLDKVSSALIAEKFSRAGGFAITHGAHVGIGSLPIVLFGNEEQKKKYLPLLATGEKLAAYALTEPGSGSDALGAKTTARLNAEGTHYVLNGEKQWITNSAFADVFIVYAKIDGEHFSAFIVEKDYAGVSTSPEEKKMGIKCSSTRTLILEDALVPKENLLGEIGKGHIIAFNILNIGRYKLGVGTVGSAKRAVEISAQYANQRQQFKQPIARFPLIQEKLANMAAKTYAAESSVYRTVGLFESRMSTLSEEEVKDGKAVAASIAEYAIECSLNKVFGSEVLDYTVDEGVQIHGGYGFMAEYEIERMYRDSRINRIFEGTNEINRLIVPGTFLRKAMKGELPLLQKAQKLQEELMMMMPEEVGDEPLALQKYLVNNAKKIGLMVAGLAAQKYGKALDKEQEILVNIADIVSNLYAMESAVLRTEKAIKTTGLEKNKQKVLYTEVFCQEAFNEIEAHAKETLIAVENSDMLRMMLSSLRKLTRHTPLNVIPKKREIAAKILEDERYTV